Genomic window (Fluviispira vulneris):
TTGAATATTTTGCCCCAATATTTAAGAATATGAAGCAAAGAATAAGCAAGATAAGTTTTTTGTACATAGGATTCATCTACTGTACTCTTACAAAGTTAATGTGTATGATTAATTTTATATTATCATATGCAATCTTATTTTCAATTTTTTAATACAAAAAAATTAAGGAAATTCATTGAAATGAGAAAAAAAGCCATAGCGATACTTTGCTTTTTTGTGTTCGCCTGCACTTTATACTCGCTAGCCATGTTATATGCACAATACCAATTAACAGTGGGGCTTGATAAAAGTATTCAAGCGATAAAACAAAAACCACCTTATCCAGATCATATTGAATTTAGTCGAATTACCCTTTCCCCAATTTTCTTCATCAATAAAAATTTTTATATAAAAGATCTTATATTTATTTCAAAAGAGCATAATTTAAATATATATATAAAAAACTTAAGTGTGAAACGATTTGTCAAAAATGGAACGGATTTTCAACCTTTAAGTTTTGAAGCAAATAAAATTAAGTTTTTTTATTTAGATAAATTAAAAGAATTTGTAAAATCACTTGATAAATACAATAAAATATCTAATGAAACTTTGGATTACTTACTCAATCAATCAACTTTTGATTTAAAAGGAGAATACTTCAATAACAACTATGAATTTAAACTAAACTTAAAACAGAATGAAAGAGATTTAATAGATTGTCAATGGGTGTCGAACGATTTACCATTTGTTGGAAATAATTCATCATTAAAATTTTTTATAAAAAAATTAAGTTTAAATATTAAAAATATGCCAATTTCGTTAAAAGAAAATTTAAAAACCAATCATGCACTGAAAGATGTTCTTGGCCCCTCAGTTGATACAATTTATGCAAATATTAATTTCAATTTTAACAAAACTAAAGACAATAATTATGTAATAAACCTAAACTTAACCACACATAAAATATTCAGTATTTTTATGAACGCTTCATTTTATATCGAAGATATTTTTTCATTTAATCATTTTAAATTTATAAAATCGAATATAATTTTTGAAGATTTGAATTTTATAAATAATTATTTCTGGCGAAAATCTTTAGAAGATAATCTTACTTTTGAAGAAGAAAAAAGAAGAGCAATCCAGCAAAATAATACTATGCTCATTTTTGTTAGTAAAACTCCTCTAGAAAAAGCAATATTTGAATTTAATAAATTTATAGAAAATCCAAAATATTTCTTCATATCTATCAATCCCGAAAGACCAATTGAATTTATAGAAATTCAAGAAAAATCTCAGAGAAATATTTTAAATTTATTGCAAGACATAAATATAAATTTCAAAGCTTATAGAGACAAAAATCATTTGGAAAAAGATGTGAGTTTACCAAGACCTTGATAGACAAATTGAGCTTCTCCACTTAAAATTCTTTGTTCTTCGTTTTCTATAACTTTATTTTCGATACTAACTATCCCACCTGGCATTTTAAAATAAACATGTGAAAGATCTTTAGCTATGCGTTCTGAAAACTCAAGCACAATTCGAGCAGCAGTCGCACCCGATCCACAGCATGCAGTCAAACCAGCACCACGTTCATATACATGTAAATTCCAGTTTTGTGCTGCTAGTTGAGTGCTTTTTTCAGTGTTCTTAGCAAAGATATTTTTTTCAGTACAATTCTCTAAATTATTCTTATCACTCATTGATAACATGCCAATATTAGCTAAAGGAACTTGTTCACCTAATACTTTCTTTCGCAATTCTCCTTGGGCCAATTGCCCGAATTCTTCAAATTGCTTATCAGAAAAATGATTAAAGCGAGAAGAAATAAAGACCCAATGTGGGTTCGATAATTGGACAAAAACGGGTGTGAGAAAATCAATATCATTGCCAAAATGAATCAATGAATTTTCAACCAACGGTGTTAAAAATACATTTCTTTCAGAGCCCATAGCAACGCTGATTAAAGCCTGATCAAGCTTTTTTGTATAGTTCCCAGAAATTAGGACAGCAAACGGAGATTGGTCTGATATAAATTCTTCGTCTTTATTCAGTTCTGATGTTTTGAAGTTAAAAATACTTGGATGAATACGCTCTATCTTTAATTTTTCTAATCCGCTCCACAATTTATCCCGCATGAGTTTAAGTCCCAAGCAACGCAAGGCATTTCCACATGTGGCGGCAAAACTGCCATCGGAATTCACTATTAATATTTGAATTACTGATTTATAATTAGACTTTTTTGCTATTTTGGTTGATTTTTGCGGATATTGAAAGAAAACCACTCCATCTGCACCTACGCCTTGGCTACGGTGACAGATATTTTTTACAAATTCTCTTAAAAATAATGTTTTATTAGTTACTTTAGCACTTGATTTAGCAAATGATATTTCTACGAATTTTAAATAGAGATTGACATCTAAAAAAATAAAATCGTTTGAAGCACCATGCATTTTTTCGAAATGCATTTCTTCTAAAATTTTTGCCATATTTCCTCTTAACAATGAGTGGAAATCTAACCAAAATTCACTCGGAAACTTCTACAGTCACATCACCAAGAACTTTGCACTGACAAGCAAGACGTTCATCTTCACGTGCAGCCATGGTCTCTAAGAAATCACGTTCATGCTCTTCCATGGGACTCAAATTCTCTGGATTTTCAAGAACTCGAATCATACAAGCCCCACAAGCACCGTCGCGGCATCCAAAAAGTATGCTTGTTTCTTCCGTTTCGCAAACATCTATGATAGCTGCACCGTGTTCAATATTAATATTTTTTTTATCTGTTTTAACCGTGAGTATGGGCATGAATCGATTCCTTATTTAACTCCCCAAAGGGTACCGCGTATTCCTAACTGAAATCATATCTTATCGCAATATATACTTTTCATTCATTACACCGATAAATATACGACGTGCAAACGAGGGCTACTCTTTGGACGCAGATTGGAAATGACGATGGTTGTTGATAAAATCCAATTATTACTGAAACCTAAGACAAAGACCTCCTCGCCAACCATGCAACGGGTTTGCCGAGTTTTCAAAGGTCCTGCTTGTTATATCTGCGGACTGTGTGGAAGAAGATATAAAAATCTCAAAGATGCATGGAAATGCGTCACTCTCAATGGGCTCAAAATAAAATCGCATTTAATAGCAGAAAGCAATTCATTTGCCCACAATTATCAATGCTTATTGTGTGGAAAAGTATATGCAAATCAACAAGATACCTCCTTATGCGTCATCCGGGATGTGGAAGCGGGCTGGTTCCCACGGGTTTTGGCTGAGCACCTCCTTAATATGGCGCACAGCATGCTTAATACCGATCCAAAAACGAGAAGAGATCTCCTCATCACGCGCCAACGAGGCGGTGGAGCGCCAATACCAGATTCTGGTGATGAGAAAAAAGCGACTCAAAAACAAAACCAGATAAACAATTCTACTAACGATTCTACAAATGATTCGATGGATGAAGGCGATGATAGTATGAGTTCAGCCTCTTCTGGACAAAACGAAAGCAATGAATCCACTGAAGTGCAAGCACAAACGCCTAAACTTGAAACGGTAGCAGACTCAGCCGATGGGACCACAGGCGAACCCATGGATCATGAAGAAGTGGTATATTATGAAAAAGCCCCCGAAAAAGACAAACCTGTTTTATTTAGAACTCCTGGCCAAAAACCATTTATTCGCAATGGTTCAAATTATGTTTGCTCCGTCTGTAATGAAAAATTCTTTACAAAAATGGAAGCTGAAACCCACTTTAATGAACATCCATTAGTTGAAACTGTATAGACTCTTTTCATATATATGTTTACAATCAAACATCTCTAATATAGTAATTGAGAGTGTTATTTTTTATGGATGAGGGCACTCATGTTAATGATATTTTTTTTAAATATGTTATCAAATTTTCTTGGATTTATTGGATATAGAGGAATTTTAATAATAGCAAAAACTCTTGGATTTATTGTATATGATGTATTACGTGTTCGTAGAAAAGTTATATTAAAAAACTTAAACATAGCTTTTCAAAATGAAAAATCTCCCGAAGAACTCGTCAAAATAGGCAGAGCATCTACTGTTAATTTTATTCGCACAGTTCTTGAATTACTTGCTGCTGATAAACTTTTTAAAAAAACAAAAGTAGTTTTCCAGAACAAGGAAATTGCTGAAAATATTTACAAGCGAAATCAAGGCATTTATGCCATGTGCATTCATATTGGCAGCTGGGATTTTTTATGTCATATAAACTCACGCAATTTTGCCACTGTTAACGTAATCTCGAAACAATTAGCTAAAGGAACTATGGGTGTTTGGATAGAAAAGATGCGAGCTTCAATTGGTTATAGAGTAATTGATAGAAAAGGTGAAGTGGCTTCAACAACCCAAATATTCAATGCCCTTGATCGAAAAGAAGTGATTGGTTTTATCGTAGACCAAAAACGATCTCGTGGAGAAATGCTTCCATTTTTTGGCAAAGAAGCATCAACAAATAATAGTTTAGCAAAACTTTGGTTGAAGAAGAATGCGCCTATTATTCCAGTCATTATTAAAAGAAAATCCATTGACACCCAAGAAGTAATATATTTTCCTGAATTTGAAATGATTGCGAATGAAGATTGGACGAGGAAACAAATTGTCACTGAAAATACAAAAAGAATGAATTTAGTTGTTGAAGACATGATCCGGCAAAACCCAGAAGAATACTTCTGGATGCATAACCGTTGGGGATAACCTAAATGACTCAAGAGAAAACGCTCAAATCTCAATTTGATTTATCTAAGAAAAGAGTTCATGATATTCATGCTAGTCTTCGCTTTCTTGAACATCTTTATAATGAAATAAAAATTGCAGAAAGTATTGAAGACATAAACGATCCGTGCATATTAAATAAATTTAAATCAACCCTATCTTTTTTAAAAAAAGAATTTAAAAAAATTTAATTATTATTAATATAAATTAACAAATATTGTGCAAGACAAGCATAAAAAGGATCGATCATGTTTACTGGAATAGTTCAGGCAGTTGCAACAATTAAAAATATCAAAGACCACAATGGAATCCGTACTTTTCAAATCGAATTTCCCAAAGGATTTTGTAATGACTTAAATGTTGGTGGAAGTGTAGCTGTTGATGGCGTTTGCCTTACTGTAACACAACGATTGAGTGAAAATATCGCTGAGTTTGACGTGATCTTTAAATCTCTTGAAATAACAACACTTAGCACTCTGAAAATGGCAGCACAAGTCAATGTGGAACGGGCAGCAAAAGACGGGGCAGAAATCGGTGGACACCCACTCTCAGGCCATATAGATTTTCGCACTCAATTGCTTGAATCTTATAACGCTGAAGGCAACTGTAGACTCCGCTTTGCGTTGCCAGAAATGTGGAAGCGTTATGTCTTTCCTAAAGGGTATATAGCAATCAATGGTGCCAGTTTAACTATATCTGAGGTCAATAAAATAACAGGTACATTTGATGTCTGGCTCATCCCTGAAACTAGAAGAATGACAACTTTTAATGAAAAAAAAGAAGGAGTTCTCGTTAATATTGAAATTGAACGAAACACTCAAGTTGTCGTTGATACCATTCGTGAAACTTTGGAAGAAAATATGGGTAAATTATATCAGATATTAGAACAAATACTTGAGCAAAAAAATATCGATCTAAATACACTTCTCGGAATTGAGAAAATTAACCTTACAAAAAACTCTTCTCTCAAATAAATTAATCAGAAAAAATCTTCTAATCTTTGTAACTTAAACAATAAATAGTTAAGATTGAAAAATATTTTAGTCTTTTTTTAAAAGAAAAAGGTTTCACCATTTAACAGTTTAGATTCATTTTGTTTTATTGTACAATCTGGAAAGAAAAAAGCGAATGAAAACTTTTCTTGATCAGTTACCAATCGGTCTACAATTTTAATTAAAACAAGTTCCTTTAACTTCTCCCATTGCATTTCTTTAGAACGTACCGCTTCAAAATGATCCTTAAGAATTTCTACTTCTCCTACTCTATGTTCAAGAACTTGTCTGACAAGATCGAAGCCTTGTAAAGCGACTATACAGCGTCCGAGTTCATTTTGAATTAATTTAAATTCATTCTGTATTTCTTTTAAAGTATCATCCCAAGTTAAATTCGTATATTGATCCATTTTTAGCTTACGTCGCAAGGTTGCGATATTTTTTTCACTCAAGTCACGCCCTGAAAAAGTCTCAAATGCTTTGCGCAATGAGGAAATTTCACCATATTTAAGTGTGTTGTCACCTAATTCAACACCCACATCTTCGAGACTTCTCGCCATTGGGGTCAGTTGATCGGTGAATTTAATAAAATAATCCATTTGATCAAAAAGTTCTGTTCCTACCATTCTTTCACTAAGGAAAATTGCTTCAAATGTTTCAGATACTGCTTCGAAGGTTGTGCTACTTAAATTTAAACCAATTACGACAGATTTTGATACTTCATGAATATGTGGCATTAAGGACATGAGCGAACGTGATTTATAATCTGAAAAATTGGGATCTATAGTTTTTACTCCAAATTCCAAATTTGAAATTCGCATACATATTTGTTGCAAAGATTCTTCTATCAAACGGGCAGTTGAATCTTGTGCTAAGGAACACATTTCTAAAGTAACGCGCATAAAACAAGAATATTCATAAAAGAAATTACAAATACCTTCATTTTTTTTACACCAATTCGATGAAAAATTTTTCTTCGGCATTTTAAAATCATTAAATAAAGGTCGACAGAGATGATGCAGTGAACCACTGATCCGTGAACCATCTTCCAAATGTGCGAAACTACCCTGTTTTTTGCCTATTTCAGCAAGTTTTTCGATTGTCATAGAAATCTTTTTTTTCTCTTGATTGGGTTTGCTAACTTCTATCATAAAGCTTTTAACCCCTACTTTTTTGCCAAAACTAGGTAACAACAAAAGTATGCGATAAACATGTGGAGGAATATCGGATAACAAAGTTTTATTTGGAAACTTAAAAACCATTTCATAAAATCTTTGCAATCCAAGCCAACTCACAGAAAATAATTCTTTTAAACTTATTTCTTTTGCTTTTGATAAAATTTGTGCATGTTCTTCGAGTTGAGTAGAGTCGACGAGATGTCCTTTTAATTTTGAAATCGAACCTTCTTGTATGACTTCAAAGTCGCTCTGATTCTCCATCAAAAACTCCAAACAGTTGTGTGTTTGGAGTTTATCGGCCAAGCTGAATAAATATTAATAATATGTACTGAATTGGTAAAGTTTTAGAGTCGAGCAGAGAGCATATTTTCAGGTTTTAGAGCATCTTCTAGCTGTTGGCGGGTTAAGAGTTTATGTTTTAAAACCAAATTAAACACACTGTCTCCTGTCGCCAAAGCTTCCTTTGCTATCATTGTAGAGTTTTCGTAGCCGATGAGAGGATTAAGTGCTGTCACTAGGCCAATGCTGTGTTCCACGGATCGGCGGCAAGCTTCTTTATTTGCAGTGATTCCCTCTACACAGAGACGCCCCAAGGTGCGCATTCCGCGCGTGAGCATAGTGACACTTTGAAAAATATTAAACACCATAACAGGCTCAAAAGCATTGAGCTGCAACTGCCCACCTTCCGAAGCCATTGTGACAGTTAAATCGTTGCCGATCACTTGAAAGGCAATTTGATTCACAACTTCTGGAATTACGGGATTGACTTTGCCAGGCATAATACTTGATCCTGGCTGCATAGGAGGAAGATTGATATCGCCAAAACCACAGCGAGGACCACTTGATAATAATCTTAGGTCATTACATATTTTGCTCAATTTAATTGCTAGACGTTTCAGAATTCCTGAAAATAAAACAAAAGCACCTGTGTCAGGAGTTGCTTCAATTAAATTGGGTGATGCCACTAAATCTAATTCTGTTATTTCCCGTAGTTTCTCGATTGCTTTTGCCGCGTATTTTGGATGAGAATTGATTCCAGTGCCAATCGCAGTCCCACCAATGCTTAATTCTAAAAAGAGTTTTGCACCATCCCGAATGCGAGCAATGTCCTCACCTAAAGTCACAGAAAAGGCTTCAAATTCCTGACCTAAAGTCATAGGCACTGCATCTTGTAATTGAGTGCGTCCCATTTTAATAACATCAGAAAATTCATTGCCTTTATTTGATAAAAGCCCACACAATTCGACCAAAGCTTCGAGCAAACTGGGAATAGATTGTAATGTCGCTAAGCGGATAGCGGTCGGATAGGCATCGTTTGTCGACTGACCTAGGTTTACATGGTTATTTGGATGAATACTGTTGTAATCCCCTTTTGCTTTGCCCCACAGTTCGAGAGCTCGATTGGCTATGACTTCATTGGCATTCATATTGGTGGAAGTTCCAGCCCCACCTTGAATCATGTCGACTAAAAATTGATCGTGCCAATGGCCCGCAATAATCTCATCACAAGCCATAACTATATAATTTGCAATATCTTTATTGAGGACACCCAATTCAGCATTGGCCAAAGCGGCCGCTTTTTTAACTTGTGCAAGGCCTTTTATAAAAATAGGAAAGGATTTAAGTTTCACACCCGTGATATTAAAATTTTCTAATGCGCGGAGAGTTTGCACTCCATAATATGCATCATCAGGCAATTCCCGATTGCCAAGCAAGTCATGTTCTAAGCGCTTTTTACCCGAGCTGTAGCCCGCATAGTGGACTGAGCTATGAGTCACTGCACTGGAAATACGATTAAATACGAAAGAGCCAATGCTCATTTGAATTTTACATGATATTTCTTGATGGTCTTTCATAAGTTTTAAAAAATTTTGTCGAGAGAGTGTGATGGCTTTTGTACTAAGAAGCGCAACTGCTTTTGCTTTGTGCAGAGTTCCTTCTTGAAGAAGAGAGACTTCTCCAAGAAACTGATTGGGTCCATAAATGGTCGTAGGCTCTTCAAAGTCTGAGGATGGAGCAGAAACTTCTACTCGGCCAGATATAATGAGACGCAATTTATCGCGCACGAGTCCAGGGGAATAGAGTATTTCATTTTTTTTATAATTTTCTTTTTCTAAGTAATTGATTAGAATTTTGACTTCATTTTCTGAGAGGTTAGAAAAAAGGGGAAAATGAGAAACGTGGGAGAGATCCATTGTAAAAGCTCCTCGATTGATGGATAGATATTGTGTTACACCCATTTTTTATCAGAGACAATGGGAGTCATATAGTCCAAATAAATAACTTTGGATTATAAAATTTTTGAGAAACCTTTTAGCGGAAAAAGGACTGTATTTGTCGGCAATTCGGGAAAGTAAAATACAATTTGAAAAATGGCTATACCCAAATAATAATAAAAAATTATTTTATGTTATCACCCTTTCGCTTGCTATACATATACTTCTTTTATATTTAATAACTCTCATAAAAGTTTCAGGACATGATATAGTTTCAAATGAAAACCCACTCAGTCCACCTCCAGTTCATATTAAGTTCGACACCCCACCCCCAAAAAAATCCGCATTAAAAAATGATCAAACTGAAAGTAAAGATCTAATTATACCTAAAAGCAGATCGGGCGGGATTTTAACCGATAAGAACCAAAGAGTTGAAAAAACTTTCCAAGTCCCCAAAGAGCTTGAAGCAAATGACAAAAGAGTAGAAAATGATCCTTTTAAGAGTAATGGTATCACTCGAAAAAAAGACAAAATATCTCTACCAAATAAATCACAAAAAAAACCGATTGGGGGGATAGAATCTCTGCTTCCACAGTCAAGCCAATCTTACATCGATGAAATTAGGCGAGAAGCTCGCCAAGGGAAACCGATACAAGGTGACAGTGGAGATATTCCCATTTTAGGCAAAGAATATGCTCCTAGTAACGAACCACAGTACAAAGAACGATTCGCAACAAAAGACATGAGTCTTTATCAATTCAGTCAGGAATTTAAGGAAAAATTTGGTGCTGTCTGGAATTTAAAAGATCGAAACTTGCCACCAGAGTCTCCCCTGAGACCAGGGGATTTGGTATATTATAAAATCTATATTAAAGGAGATGGTTTCCTTGAAAAGTTCGAAAATTTGACTCAGAAAAAAAACCCAAATAAAGATTTTTCGGGAGCAGATACTATCTTTAAAGAGGTTGTGTCGCAAGTGCTTCCTATGCCTGTACCTCCTCGTTTTACTCACAGCATTGTCACGGAAGTCATTGCTATACAAGTTGTGAGCACAAACGTTTTTGTGCATTATTCACCGCAATAGAGTAAAATTGGTTTTAGTTTTGATAGCTTCTCTATTATCAAAGTGATACCTTTTTTATAACCATTATGAAACTAATGAATGTTCTTTAATTGTTCATTCTCTCCAAATTTAGGGAGGATCCATGTTCGACTGGTTTTTTAGGCTACTTTCTCATGATTTAGCCATCGATTTAGGCACAGCAAATACCTTGGTCTATGTGAAGAACAAGGGAATTGTTGCAAACGAACCTTCTGTCGTTGCTGTTCAACGAGACTCGCGTGGTCTCCGCACCGTGAAAGCAGTGGGAAGAGCCGCAAAAGAAATGCTTGGGCGAACTCCTGGAACAATTGAAGCCGTTCGTCCGATGAAGGATGGTGTGATTGCTGATTTTGAGCTCACCGAAAAAATGTTAAGTTATTTTATTGGTGTTGCACACAATCACCGCTCTCTCGTAAGACCAAGAGCCGTTATTTGTATTCCTTACGGAATAACGGAAGTGGAAAAAAGAGCTGTGCGTGAATCTGCAGAGTCGGCAGGTTGTGCTTCTGTTTACTTAATCGAAGAGCCCATGGCTGCTTCCATCGGAGCTGATCTTCCTATCCACGAAGCAAGTGGAAATATGATCGTAGATATCGGTGGAGGAACTACAGAAGTCGCGGTAATTTCTCTCTTAGGAATTGTTTATTCTAAAAGTGTGCGCGTTGGGGGTGACAAAATGGATGAATCCATCGTCAACTACCTCAAGCGACGTTTTAACGTACTCATTGGGGAACGCACCGCAGAGCAGATAAAAATTGCGATTGGTTCTGCTTATCCTGAAGAAGAAATCCGCACCATGCAGGTTAAGGGGCGCGACCTTGTTGCAGGGATTCCAAAAACCATCGAAGTCACAAGCGAAGAAATCCGCGAAGCCATGCAAGAACCCGTCAATGCCATCGTTGAAGCTGTGCGATTAGCTCTGGAAAAAACACCACCAGAATTGGCGGCCGATATTGTCGACAAGGGAATTGTCCTTGTGGGAGGCGGAGCTCTTATTCGAAATTTAGATGTGTTATTACGTGAAGAAACAGGCTTACCTATTGTTGTCGCTGAAAACCCACTCACAGCTGTGGTGCTTGGATCTGGGCGCGTGCTCGACAATCCTGAGCTTCTAAGAGAAGTTACTTTTTAATTTTAATTTAAAAAAATATAATTTAAATCATAGTTCAAACCTAAGCCTGTGGTCGTTGGCAGCAGACTCAATTGTAAATGTAATATATGACTCTGCGCATGTGCAAGAAATAGTTAAAAGCTGAACCTTTGCTTTATTTAAACTTAGCAATCACTGCTTCACTGCCATCTAAAGTCGAGCCAACTGTATAAAATGCAGTTTCATTCGTAGTTACTATACTGTTCATTTTTAAATTTGCGTTCATTATTTTACCGATCAATGCGCCTTCTTGGGCAAAATTATAATCGAGTAAACCATCAGATTTATATTTTAAAATTACAAAATCAGTATTGTAATTCACTTCACTCGTATTGCCACATGCCAGTACTGAACCATCTGATTGAACAACATGGTCTGTTAAAAAGCTATATTTAAAAACACTCGTGAATTGAATTCCATTATTTCCAAACTGATTCAAACGAGTTCCGTTGGGATTAAATTTTGCAAAAGCTATGGAGTTATAGCCCTGATTCACTTGCATAAAACTATGTACATCTGCACTGACAAGAATAGATCCATCATTTAACAATGAGAGAGCATCAAGACTAAAATATCCACTTGGAGAAAAATTTTCAAGTAAAACACCATCTCTACCAAACTGTCTGTTTAAAGAGCCATTCGAATATAGTTTAACCATATTCAAAGTAATCCTATGGTTTGCATCCCAGGTTCTTCCTGCTGCTAATATAATCCCATCATTTTTAATTATAATTTTATCGGTATATGAACCATAATATGTATGAACTATCGTTCTTCCATTTAAACCAAAATTTAAATCTTTGCTTCCATTTGCAAAATATTTTACGAGAGTACTTGTTGAAATATCATTTTGAGTTATAGGATTTTTCTGAATTGACATTCCACCCAATATTAAAGATCCGTCGTTATTTAATGCATGAGTCTCTGCACGAATCCACTCTTTTTCAATTTCGACAATACCATTATTACCAAAATTTTTAAATAAAGTACCATCATTATTAAATTTAAATAAAACAGAGTAATAACCTGTTGTTTTGTAATCTGCAGATCCAAGAATGGTTATTGTCGAATCATTTCCAACTGCCATAGCTTTAAATAAAAGATCTTTACCAATATTTACTTGAACAACGCCATTATTTCCAAAATTTTTATTTAAAGTACCGTCAGAATTTACCTTTAGCAAAAATATAGAGTTTATATTATTTTCTGCAAGTGCATGTCCTCCTACCAATAAGCTACCATCTTTTAGAATTAATACTTTATTAAAACTATTACTTTTATCACTAAATTTGAATCTAACCAATCCATTTATTCCAAAGCTTTCGTCAAAAACTCCTTTTTGATCAATTATTACCGAATTATTATTTATATTTTTTGCAATATTTTCAGCAAAAATATTTTTTGCGATTAATATAACAAATAAAATAATAAAATTTTTGTATAATTTTTTGATTTTCAAAATATCCTCCTCAAATACTCATAAACGAATTAACTATATTTTAATTAAGAAGAATATTTTATTTCCGATATTTATGTCAAATTTTTAATATAATTATTATTATATATTTTCTTTTCTTTTTATAATATTATCAACAACATTATATTTACTAGCATAATTATACATATCATCGTTAAAGCGAGTAAATATTTCGTAAGAACGATCAATCAATTTTATTGCTTTTTCTCTTTGCTCATCATTCGGCTTATAATTATCAACAGCTTCTTTTAAGCGTAAATAGGTTTCACCTGTTGCATGTCCTGTTTCCATTTTCAGATGATGTTGGCCAAAATAGATATATTTTTCACCCGTCAGAAGCGAAAGATCATCTGCAGCTTTACAAGTAGCAGTAAAAAAAGCGAAACCATTGCCTTCAATCGCTTCAAGGACAATATAGCGCTCAAAGGAGGTTGCATAACGAATGCACGCACTAAAATCATAGGATGCTCTTCTAATGCCAATCGTATCTTTTCCCCAAAGAAAAGCCATAGATTCAGCAAAAGACATGGGCTGATCGAAACCAA
Coding sequences:
- a CDS encoding 2Fe-2S iron-sulfur cluster-binding protein — translated: MPILTVKTDKKNINIEHGAAIIDVCETEETSILFGCRDGACGACMIRVLENPENLSPMEEHERDFLETMAAREDERLACQCKVLGDVTVEVSE
- a CDS encoding lysophospholipid acyltransferase family protein, which encodes MLMIFFLNMLSNFLGFIGYRGILIIAKTLGFIVYDVLRVRRKVILKNLNIAFQNEKSPEELVKIGRASTVNFIRTVLELLAADKLFKKTKVVFQNKEIAENIYKRNQGIYAMCIHIGSWDFLCHINSRNFATVNVISKQLAKGTMGVWIEKMRASIGYRVIDRKGEVASTTQIFNALDRKEVIGFIVDQKRSRGEMLPFFGKEASTNNSLAKLWLKKNAPIIPVIIKRKSIDTQEVIYFPEFEMIANEDWTRKQIVTENTKRMNLVVEDMIRQNPEEYFWMHNRWG
- a CDS encoding riboflavin synthase subunit alpha, yielding MFTGIVQAVATIKNIKDHNGIRTFQIEFPKGFCNDLNVGGSVAVDGVCLTVTQRLSENIAEFDVIFKSLEITTLSTLKMAAQVNVERAAKDGAEIGGHPLSGHIDFRTQLLESYNAEGNCRLRFALPEMWKRYVFPKGYIAINGASLTISEVNKITGTFDVWLIPETRRMTTFNEKKEGVLVNIEIERNTQVVVDTIRETLEENMGKLYQILEQILEQKNIDLNTLLGIEKINLTKNSSLK
- the aspA gene encoding aspartate ammonia-lyase, with translation MDLSHVSHFPLFSNLSENEVKILINYLEKENYKKNEILYSPGLVRDKLRLIISGRVEVSAPSSDFEEPTTIYGPNQFLGEVSLLQEGTLHKAKAVALLSTKAITLSRQNFLKLMKDHQEISCKIQMSIGSFVFNRISSAVTHSSVHYAGYSSGKKRLEHDLLGNRELPDDAYYGVQTLRALENFNITGVKLKSFPIFIKGLAQVKKAAALANAELGVLNKDIANYIVMACDEIIAGHWHDQFLVDMIQGGAGTSTNMNANEVIANRALELWGKAKGDYNSIHPNNHVNLGQSTNDAYPTAIRLATLQSIPSLLEALVELCGLLSNKGNEFSDVIKMGRTQLQDAVPMTLGQEFEAFSVTLGEDIARIRDGAKLFLELSIGGTAIGTGINSHPKYAAKAIEKLREITELDLVASPNLIEATPDTGAFVLFSGILKRLAIKLSKICNDLRLLSSGPRCGFGDINLPPMQPGSSIMPGKVNPVIPEVVNQIAFQVIGNDLTVTMASEGGQLQLNAFEPVMVFNIFQSVTMLTRGMRTLGRLCVEGITANKEACRRSVEHSIGLVTALNPLIGYENSTMIAKEALATGDSVFNLVLKHKLLTRQQLEDALKPENMLSARL
- a CDS encoding rod shape-determining protein — translated: MFDWFFRLLSHDLAIDLGTANTLVYVKNKGIVANEPSVVAVQRDSRGLRTVKAVGRAAKEMLGRTPGTIEAVRPMKDGVIADFELTEKMLSYFIGVAHNHRSLVRPRAVICIPYGITEVEKRAVRESAESAGCASVYLIEEPMAASIGADLPIHEASGNMIVDIGGGTTEVAVISLLGIVYSKSVRVGGDKMDESIVNYLKRRFNVLIGERTAEQIKIAIGSAYPEEEIRTMQVKGRDLVAGIPKTIEVTSEEIREAMQEPVNAIVEAVRLALEKTPPELAADIVDKGIVLVGGGALIRNLDVLLREETGLPIVVAENPLTAVVLGSGRVLDNPELLREVTF